The proteins below are encoded in one region of Coleofasciculus chthonoplastes PCC 7420:
- the gatB gene encoding Asp-tRNA(Asn)/Glu-tRNA(Gln) amidotransferase subunit GatB: MTTAAPAKTKYEAIIGLETHCQLNTATKIFSHSSTEFGTPPNTNIDPICMGLPGVLPVLNQKVLESAVKAGLSLNCQIAPYSKFDRKQYFYPDLPKNYQISQYDLPIAEHGWLEIELIDDDGNPIDKKIGITRLHMEEDAGKLVHAGSDGLSGSTYSLVDFNRAGIPLLEIVSEPDLRSGKEAAEYAQELRRIMRYLGISDGNMQEGSLRCDVNISVRPVGQKEFGVKVEIKNMNSFNAIQKAIDYEIERQIEAIATGEPIVQETRLWEEGSQRTISMRIKEGSSDYRYFPEPDLPPIEVSKEQLDQWRSELPELPAEKRHHYEEKFGLSAYDARVLTEDKLVAEYFEAAVTANANPKQVANWVMGDIAAYLNTEKLAITEIAIKPLVLAELIQLIEDDTISGKIAKEILPELLSKGGSAKEIAESRGLIQISDVTQLEAIIDDVIAANPKKLEQYRNGKTKLQGFFVGQVMKETNGRANPKLTNQLLGKKLKG, from the coding sequence ATGACCACCGCAGCACCCGCCAAAACCAAATACGAAGCCATCATCGGTCTAGAAACCCACTGTCAACTCAACACCGCCACCAAAATATTCTCCCACTCCTCCACAGAATTCGGCACTCCCCCCAACACCAACATTGACCCGATATGCATGGGACTTCCCGGAGTGCTACCGGTTCTCAATCAAAAAGTCCTAGAATCCGCCGTCAAAGCTGGATTATCCCTCAATTGCCAAATCGCCCCCTATAGTAAATTTGACCGCAAACAATACTTTTATCCCGACTTACCCAAAAACTATCAAATCTCTCAATATGACCTCCCCATCGCCGAACATGGCTGGTTAGAAATCGAACTCATCGATGACGACGGAAACCCCATTGACAAAAAAATTGGCATCACCCGCTTGCACATGGAAGAAGACGCCGGAAAACTCGTCCATGCGGGAAGTGATGGACTCTCCGGTTCCACCTACTCCCTCGTCGATTTCAACCGCGCAGGTATCCCCCTCCTAGAAATTGTCTCAGAACCCGACTTGCGTTCTGGCAAAGAAGCCGCCGAATATGCCCAAGAATTGCGCCGGATTATGCGTTACCTGGGTATCAGCGATGGCAATATGCAGGAAGGTTCCCTACGCTGTGACGTGAATATCTCCGTGCGCCCCGTTGGTCAAAAAGAATTTGGCGTGAAAGTTGAAATTAAAAACATGAACTCCTTTAACGCCATTCAAAAAGCCATTGACTACGAAATCGAACGGCAAATCGAAGCCATTGCAACTGGGGAACCGATAGTTCAAGAAACCCGCCTCTGGGAAGAAGGAAGTCAACGCACGATTAGTATGCGAATTAAAGAAGGGTCTAGCGATTACCGCTACTTCCCCGAACCCGACTTACCCCCGATTGAAGTCTCCAAAGAACAATTAGACCAATGGCGCAGTGAACTCCCCGAACTTCCCGCCGAGAAACGGCATCATTATGAAGAGAAATTCGGGCTTTCTGCCTATGATGCCCGCGTATTAACTGAAGATAAACTGGTTGCGGAATATTTTGAAGCCGCTGTAACTGCAAATGCCAATCCTAAACAAGTGGCAAACTGGGTGATGGGAGATATTGCTGCTTATCTGAATACGGAGAAACTGGCGATTACAGAAATTGCGATCAAACCGTTAGTTTTGGCAGAACTAATTCAGTTGATTGAAGATGATACGATTAGCGGCAAAATCGCCAAAGAAATCCTCCCGGAACTCCTATCAAAAGGCGGTTCAGCCAAGGAAATAGCTGAAAGTCGGGGACTGATTCAAATCTCTGATGTCACCCAACTCGAAGCCATCATTGATGACGTGATTGCTGCTAATCCCAAGAAATTGGAACAGTATCGCAACGGTAAAACCAAGCTGCAAGGGTTTTTTGTCGGACAGGTGATGAAGGAAACCAATGGACGGGCAAATCCCAAATTAACCAACCAACTTTTAGGCAAAAAGTTGAAAGGATAA
- a CDS encoding nucleotidyltransferase family protein: MKREDVLAIVKAHQLKLQELGVKSLELFGSVARDEARTDSDVDFLVEFSQPIGLFGFSRIRLYLEDILGCPVDLGTQDALREHLREPVLEDVIRVF; this comes from the coding sequence GTGAAACGAGAGGATGTGTTAGCGATTGTTAAAGCTCATCAATTGAAACTTCAAGAACTTGGTGTCAAGTCATTGGAGTTGTTTGGTTCTGTGGCGCGGGATGAAGCGAGAACCGATAGTGATGTGGATTTTCTGGTCGAATTTTCTCAACCGATAGGATTATTTGGTTTTAGTCGCATCCGGCTTTATCTAGAAGATATTTTAGGCTGTCCTGTCGATTTGGGGACTCAAGATGCGTTGCGAGAGCATTTGCGTGAACCTGTTTTGGAGGATGTGATTCGTGTCTTCTAG
- a CDS encoding HepT-like ribonuclease domain-containing protein, which translates to MSSRRWQLRVQDILQAISSIQQRTAGITFEEFSTDEMLFDSILYKFVVIGEAARNVPPDIQNRTPDIPWRLMTDMRNVITHEYFQVKLRTKI; encoded by the coding sequence GTGTCTTCTAGACGTTGGCAACTGCGAGTTCAAGATATTTTGCAGGCAATTTCGAGTATTCAGCAACGAACAGCCGGAATAACGTTTGAGGAATTTTCCACTGATGAAATGCTATTTGATTCGATTCTTTACAAGTTTGTGGTTATTGGTGAAGCCGCGAGAAATGTGCCGCCAGACATTCAGAATCGTACTCCTGACATTCCTTGGCGACTTATGACTGATATGCGAAATGTAATCACTCATGAATATTTTCAGGTTAAGTTAAGGACTAAAATTTAA
- a CDS encoding ATP-dependent helicase has protein sequence MPDNPNTTQDTVQLSLAALQEQELQRLYNSLRQGQQPMADWQGGSLAVSAVPGAGKSTGMAVAAAIAIARYQLHGKRQLVVVTFTRSAAASIKGKIREYLKPLRLPQNSFVVYTLHGLALNIANRHPDLSGINLDTLTVVTPNQTHRLIRACVEQWIASNPRRYSLLLEGVSFDGEETERLRRQSVLRTEVLPSLAYTVIHEAKSSGLLPEDLWVISQQTNDPYDILAIAAGLYEHYQRVTRSRDFIDYDDMILAALRVLDDNTVRQLWQRQFFAVFEDEAQDSSPLQYRLLQTLAADPTNPYTPLNLIRVGDPNQAINSTFTPADPIYFNRFCTQCQEQQRLATMDQAGRSTPIIIDAANFILNWVNQTYTQNQDESTRPFRPQTIHPVPPDDPQTDANPQPEGRGLEIYQPSDIYQTVELLGQRVIDLFTRNPNHNAAVLVRENRQGNFIAQKLDYLKRQHGIDVYDVQGSDRHSHIPIEILALLQFIDRPHSPDYLKAALDVLVKRQLIPTQDLNALATYPEQFLYPGPLDPHPTPAVSQAARYCRSLLRARLELPHYQLISFLALTLKYDQSELATADKLAERVVKQTYSSSAMPATLAALSEIVSSERFEPVETEDADSRYLRRRQLTIITMHKAKGLDWDYVFLPFLHEDTIPGNPWIPTAAQFLGDFTLAEVARAQIRASLHEHPLPTALEAWEKAGQLKTAEEYRLLYVAMTRAKRLLWISAAQKGPFRWNTFSGQASDNLQIKKPCPVLPVLSRRFPDSVVSLATRVI, from the coding sequence ATGCCAGATAATCCCAACACGACTCAAGACACCGTACAACTGTCCCTAGCTGCTTTACAGGAACAGGAATTGCAGCGCCTGTACAACAGCTTACGTCAGGGACAACAACCGATGGCAGATTGGCAGGGAGGTTCTCTGGCGGTGTCGGCGGTACCCGGTGCGGGAAAGTCTACGGGAATGGCAGTCGCAGCGGCTATTGCGATCGCACGGTATCAACTTCATGGTAAACGACAATTAGTGGTGGTCACGTTTACGCGATCGGCGGCGGCTTCAATTAAGGGCAAAATTCGCGAGTATCTGAAGCCACTACGCTTACCCCAAAATAGTTTTGTGGTGTATACACTGCACGGATTAGCCCTCAATATTGCCAACCGCCATCCTGATTTATCTGGGATTAATTTAGATACGCTGACGGTTGTCACCCCGAATCAAACTCACCGCTTAATTCGGGCTTGTGTGGAACAGTGGATTGCCTCGAATCCGCGCCGCTATTCCCTATTATTGGAAGGGGTAAGTTTTGATGGGGAAGAAACGGAACGATTGCGGCGACAATCGGTATTGCGAACCGAAGTGCTACCGTCTTTAGCCTATACCGTGATTCACGAAGCCAAAAGTTCGGGACTATTACCCGAAGACTTATGGGTAATCAGTCAACAAACCAATGACCCTTATGACATATTAGCGATCGCGGCGGGATTATACGAACACTATCAACGAGTGACGCGATCGCGAGACTTTATTGATTATGATGATATGATTCTGGCAGCCTTGCGAGTGCTAGACGATAACACCGTGCGTCAACTCTGGCAACGACAATTTTTTGCCGTCTTTGAAGACGAAGCACAGGATTCCAGTCCCCTCCAATATCGCTTATTGCAAACTCTAGCCGCTGATCCGACTAATCCTTACACTCCCCTCAATTTAATCCGGGTGGGTGATCCCAATCAAGCGATTAACTCCACCTTTACTCCTGCTGACCCCATTTACTTTAATCGCTTTTGTACCCAATGCCAGGAACAACAGCGCCTTGCTACGATGGATCAAGCGGGTCGTAGTACACCGATTATTATTGATGCGGCTAATTTTATCCTCAATTGGGTAAATCAAACCTATACGCAAAACCAGGATGAATCCACTCGTCCTTTCCGCCCCCAAACCATCCACCCCGTACCCCCCGATGACCCCCAAACTGACGCCAATCCCCAGCCAGAGGGGAGAGGGTTAGAAATCTATCAACCCAGTGATATTTATCAAACGGTAGAACTTTTGGGACAACGGGTAATAGACCTATTCACCCGCAACCCAAACCATAACGCCGCCGTCTTAGTCCGAGAAAATCGCCAAGGTAATTTTATCGCCCAGAAACTCGACTATCTCAAGCGCCAGCATGGGATTGACGTGTATGATGTCCAAGGGAGCGATCGCCATTCACATATTCCCATAGAAATTCTGGCATTATTGCAATTTATCGACCGTCCCCATTCTCCCGACTACCTAAAAGCCGCATTAGACGTTCTAGTTAAACGCCAACTGATTCCCACCCAAGACTTAAACGCCCTCGCCACCTATCCCGAACAATTCCTCTATCCCGGACCCCTTGACCCCCATCCCACGCCCGCAGTCAGTCAAGCCGCCAGATACTGTCGCAGTCTATTACGGGCGCGTCTAGAACTACCCCATTACCAGCTTATTTCCTTTTTAGCCCTCACCTTAAAATACGACCAATCCGAACTCGCCACAGCCGATAAACTCGCCGAACGAGTAGTCAAACAAACCTATAGTAGCAGCGCCATGCCTGCTACCTTAGCCGCATTAAGTGAAATTGTCTCCTCGGAACGGTTTGAACCCGTCGAAACCGAAGACGCCGACTCCCGCTATCTACGTCGCCGTCAACTGACAATTATCACCATGCACAAAGCCAAGGGATTAGACTGGGACTACGTATTTCTCCCCTTTCTCCACGAAGACACCATTCCCGGTAATCCTTGGATACCCACCGCCGCCCAATTCTTAGGCGATTTTACCCTAGCTGAAGTCGCCCGGGCGCAAATTCGCGCCAGTTTGCACGAACACCCTTTACCCACCGCCTTAGAAGCCTGGGAGAAAGCCGGACAACTCAAAACCGCCGAAGAATATCGGTTATTATACGTCGCCATGACCCGCGCCAAACGACTCTTATGGATATCAGCGGCACAAAAAGGACCCTTTCGCTGGAATACCTTTAGTGGACAAGCCTCAGACAACTTACAGATAAAAAAGCCTTGTCCCGTGTTACCGGTATTAAGTCGTCGCTTCCCCGATTCAGTGGTTTCTCTCGCGACGAGGGTGATATAA
- a CDS encoding serine/threonine protein kinase codes for MEKLQALDETIAKRYRILAPLAQGESGITYLGEDGETGERVILKALSLRQIHDWKALERFEREAQVLAQLNHPGIPRYLDYFHLDTPRDRSFYIIQQFAPGCSLAELVQNGWRGNETEIRQIAIQVLDILVYLQQQTPPVIHRDIKPDHIIRGDNGQIMLVDFGAVQTTYYSTLARSHTVVGTFGYMAPEQFLGQAVPATDLYGLGATLLFLLTHRSPADLPVNHLTTDSRCFRMQISEAFADWLETMLEPDLQYRFSGAKTALAELQNQRVAVKFRVNL; via the coding sequence ATGGAAAAACTACAAGCGTTAGACGAGACGATCGCTAAACGTTATCGTATTTTAGCACCCTTGGCACAGGGAGAGAGCGGTATCACCTATCTGGGCGAAGACGGGGAAACCGGGGAACGAGTTATCCTGAAAGCCTTATCACTGCGCCAGATTCATGACTGGAAAGCACTTGAACGGTTTGAACGAGAAGCGCAGGTGTTAGCTCAACTGAATCATCCGGGGATTCCTCGGTATCTAGATTATTTCCATCTCGACACACCCCGCGATCGCAGCTTCTATATTATCCAACAATTTGCCCCCGGATGCTCACTAGCAGAATTAGTGCAAAACGGGTGGCGGGGGAATGAAACAGAAATTCGCCAGATTGCTATTCAAGTCTTAGACATCCTGGTTTATTTACAGCAGCAAACACCCCCTGTAATTCATCGAGATATTAAACCCGATCATATCATCCGAGGCGATAATGGGCAGATAATGCTTGTGGATTTTGGTGCGGTACAAACTACCTATTACAGTACCTTAGCCAGAAGTCATACTGTGGTGGGAACGTTTGGCTATATGGCACCCGAACAATTCCTGGGACAAGCGGTTCCAGCTACCGATTTATATGGGTTAGGTGCAACGTTGTTATTTTTACTCACTCATCGTTCTCCCGCTGATTTACCTGTCAATCATCTGACGACAGATTCCCGGTGTTTTCGGATGCAGATATCGGAAGCGTTTGCTGATTGGTTGGAGACAATGTTGGAACCGGATTTACAGTACCGCTTCTCTGGGGCTAAAACCGCCCTGGCTGAATTACAAAATCAGCGAGTTGCGGTTAAGTTTAGGGTCAATTTGTAG
- a CDS encoding serine/threonine protein kinase — protein MDTPETHDFYLVQQIAPGKSLAELVEMGWKPKEATVKRLAIEVLTILVYLQQFTPAIIHRDIKPQNIILSKNGEVFLVDFGAVADTYYHTVTGGSTIVGTFGYMAPEQYRGQAVLSTDLYGLGATLLFLLTGKSPADFPQHQLKIQFRPYVQISPDFADWLERILDPAIAYRFANAKDALSVLQGKQKLRQNIGQLFYQSPQKRIALIKTPNKLILELKPIGRQRDRFRLLRGMTRIIKPILPLLLWDLIGLLLVQVIAIPSFSGNIAETIRLNHHPDIIFATTLYNWVLNGCIGFLVIGLLFMSIYVIMGLFSIGSFLIRATSRTWIEISPKGFQIKRWVLGLCYWNDRGQLADINPINLDKIKLPLLRKTITVCLLQSHRRKHWLGIALSRSEQKWLVREITDFLEIES, from the coding sequence GTGGATACACCAGAAACCCATGATTTTTATCTGGTACAGCAAATTGCGCCAGGAAAGTCGTTAGCTGAATTAGTGGAAATGGGCTGGAAACCCAAGGAAGCTACCGTTAAACGTTTAGCCATCGAAGTCTTAACTATACTGGTTTACTTACAACAATTTACGCCAGCGATTATTCATCGCGATATTAAGCCCCAAAATATTATTCTCAGCAAAAATGGAGAAGTATTTCTGGTTGATTTTGGTGCTGTTGCTGACACCTATTATCATACCGTAACGGGTGGTAGTACCATAGTGGGAACATTCGGGTATATGGCTCCCGAACAATATCGAGGTCAAGCGGTATTATCCACTGATTTATATGGATTAGGTGCAACATTGCTATTTTTATTAACCGGAAAATCTCCAGCTGATTTCCCTCAGCATCAGCTCAAAATTCAGTTTCGTCCTTATGTGCAAATTTCGCCCGATTTTGCCGATTGGTTAGAGCGAATCCTAGACCCTGCGATCGCGTATCGTTTTGCTAATGCGAAAGATGCCTTATCTGTCTTGCAAGGGAAACAGAAACTGAGGCAAAATATAGGACAACTTTTTTACCAATCGCCGCAAAAGCGGATTGCCTTGATCAAGACGCCGAACAAATTAATTCTAGAACTTAAACCGATAGGGCGACAGCGCGATCGCTTCCGTTTATTAAGGGGAATGACTCGTATAATCAAACCCATTTTACCGTTACTGTTGTGGGATTTGATCGGTTTGCTTCTGGTTCAAGTTATCGCTATACCATCATTTTCTGGTAACATTGCTGAAACGATTCGATTAAATCATCATCCAGATATTATATTTGCAACAACCCTCTACAACTGGGTATTAAATGGATGTATTGGCTTCCTCGTTATTGGTCTTTTATTTATGAGTATCTATGTTATAATGGGACTGTTTAGTATCGGGAGTTTCCTAATTCGTGCCACGTCTCGCACTTGGATCGAAATTAGTCCAAAGGGCTTCCAGATAAAACGGTGGGTTTTGGGTTTATGTTACTGGAATGATCGGGGGCAATTGGCGGATATAAATCCGATAAACCTGGACAAAATAAAGTTACCGTTACTTAGAAAAACGATAACCGTGTGTTTGCTACAGTCGCATCGGCGTAAGCATTGGTTAGGTATAGCTTTAAGCCGATCAGAGCAAAAGTGGCTGGTGAGAGAAATAACTGATTTCCTGGAGATTGAATCTTAA
- a CDS encoding DUF389 domain-containing protein, with the protein MFVQSPVTYVPNRQVEQLLEALDTLPDLYVTLVPRGMMPLKPPPSEAPQQVKEVQLRSPLEIFLAGLQSVGSWKGFLGYAACAGVVVWIGLFTNTIYLLTAAMLIAPFAGPAMNTAIATARGDLYLLKRSMIRYGAGIAVTVVVAGILSVIMQQQAPTSLMMASFKVSSVTILLPLIAGTAGALNLIQSERSSLVSGAAVGVLVAASLAPAAGLVGMAAAIARWDMVVNSLFLLVLQLAGINFSGAIVFRLVGLSATGARYNRGKRWLFPVGLGIGAVIMAGLLIAQLWQEPTLQRTSLEQRTSTEIQQVVEESDFAKLVQSNVQFTRTKIEGQNTLLTVVYVQRNPEVTASTETIQTQLTEAIQSHLLEQDFNVTPLVQVTVLELPDVSRK; encoded by the coding sequence TTGTTTGTCCAAAGTCCAGTTACTTATGTTCCCAATCGTCAGGTTGAGCAGTTGCTAGAAGCCTTAGATACTCTGCCTGACTTATATGTGACATTAGTGCCTCGAGGGATGATGCCCCTCAAACCGCCCCCGTCAGAAGCCCCGCAACAAGTGAAAGAGGTGCAGCTACGCAGCCCCCTGGAGATATTCTTAGCGGGGTTGCAGAGTGTTGGTTCTTGGAAGGGATTTTTGGGGTATGCGGCTTGTGCAGGTGTGGTGGTTTGGATTGGGTTGTTTACCAATACCATTTATCTACTCACCGCCGCGATGCTGATTGCACCCTTTGCAGGACCAGCGATGAATACCGCGATCGCAACGGCACGAGGCGATTTATACTTACTCAAGCGTAGTATGATCCGCTATGGTGCAGGGATTGCGGTGACGGTGGTTGTGGCGGGGATTTTGAGTGTGATTATGCAACAGCAAGCACCCACCAGTCTGATGATGGCGAGTTTTAAGGTATCATCGGTTACGATTCTCCTCCCCTTAATTGCCGGAACCGCAGGGGCGTTGAATCTCATCCAATCTGAACGCAGTAGTCTAGTTTCCGGAGCCGCCGTGGGCGTGTTAGTCGCCGCCTCCTTAGCGCCAGCCGCCGGATTAGTGGGAATGGCAGCCGCGATCGCACGGTGGGATATGGTAGTTAATAGTCTGTTCCTGCTTGTGCTTCAGTTAGCCGGGATTAATTTTTCTGGCGCGATTGTCTTCCGTCTGGTGGGGCTTTCCGCCACGGGCGCTCGCTATAACCGGGGAAAGCGGTGGTTGTTTCCTGTGGGGTTGGGAATTGGGGCGGTTATCATGGCAGGGTTGTTAATCGCGCAACTTTGGCAGGAACCCACTTTACAGCGTACCTCACTCGAACAGCGTACCTCAACAGAGATTCAACAGGTGGTGGAGGAGAGTGATTTTGCAAAACTGGTGCAGTCGAATGTGCAGTTTACGCGGACGAAAATCGAGGGGCAAAATACACTACTGACGGTAGTTTATGTCCAGCGTAACCCGGAGGTAACGGCTTCTACGGAAACGATTCAGACACAGTTAACCGAAGCAATTCAAAGCCATTTATTAGAACAGGATTTTAATGTTACTCCCTTAGTTCAGGTGACTGTGTTGGAATTGCCAGATGTTTCAAGAAAATAG
- a CDS encoding NF041680 family putative transposase: protein MPHCDCNKIIEQFQQFRQKLYTIIPHRRDAVMDLIDALSSNQTARSPVQVTLNPLFKRNYSTFYKAIQQFKFNLGERKDSHLNTTTETIKTQQSLLPLIASIIPTPVERAFYLFGLDVTPRARPHAVTMAERGFIHQPNTIKGNKPINIGYSYSILSLLPERTDFDNAPWCLPLSAQRVLPEQKSTEAGTLQFQEALSHLDLPQNSLSVLVADSDYSSSSFLKQNLSDDNVVIITRVRRNRVFYRHPGDCRVKTKRRGHPQWYGNKFDLKDESTWHSPDQTSTTQLTARSGRVLNINISCWQQMLMRGTKEFPLHQYPFTLLKIQVSDQQGKSLWSPMWLIAIGQRRSELSCLDIYHAYRQRFDLEHFFRFGKQRLLMAAFQTPEVGHEENWIQLTLLAYIQLWLTKDLAQHLPRPWERYLPQTSHSSITPTAVQRDFIRIISVVGTPAKTPQTRGYSPGRFPGTSLPPRQRHPVLKKDKTRGKNSPRAS from the coding sequence ATGCCCCACTGTGACTGTAACAAAATTATTGAACAATTTCAGCAGTTTCGACAAAAACTGTATACAATTATTCCCCATAGACGCGATGCCGTTATGGATTTAATTGATGCCCTGTCCTCTAATCAAACAGCTCGCTCACCTGTCCAGGTGACACTAAATCCCTTATTCAAAAGAAACTATAGTACCTTTTATAAAGCGATTCAACAGTTTAAGTTCAACCTAGGTGAGAGAAAAGACTCTCACCTTAACACAACGACTGAAACCATAAAAACACAACAGTCCCTTTTGCCGCTCATTGCCTCAATCATTCCCACTCCCGTAGAACGAGCTTTTTACTTATTTGGTTTAGATGTTACTCCAAGAGCACGACCTCATGCCGTCACTATGGCTGAACGCGGTTTCATCCATCAGCCTAACACAATTAAGGGAAATAAACCCATAAATATTGGTTATTCCTACTCAATTTTATCCCTATTACCTGAACGTACAGATTTTGACAATGCGCCTTGGTGTCTTCCTCTATCAGCGCAAAGGGTTTTACCGGAGCAAAAATCAACAGAAGCTGGAACGCTTCAGTTTCAAGAAGCTCTTTCTCATCTGGACTTACCTCAAAACTCCTTATCTGTCCTGGTTGCTGATAGCGATTACAGTAGTTCTAGCTTTTTGAAACAAAATCTCTCAGATGATAATGTTGTTATTATCACCCGAGTTAGGAGAAATCGTGTCTTTTATCGCCATCCAGGTGATTGTCGTGTTAAGACCAAACGACGTGGGCATCCTCAATGGTATGGCAACAAATTTGACCTCAAGGATGAATCAACTTGGCATTCTCCTGACCAAACCAGCACAACTCAGTTGACAGCTAGATCGGGTCGAGTCTTAAATATAAATATTTCCTGTTGGCAGCAGATGTTGATGCGAGGGACGAAAGAATTTCCCCTCCATCAATACCCTTTTACCTTGCTAAAAATTCAGGTGAGTGATCAACAAGGAAAATCCCTCTGGAGTCCCATGTGGTTGATCGCCATTGGTCAACGTCGAAGCGAACTTAGTTGTTTAGATATTTATCATGCCTATCGCCAACGTTTTGACTTGGAGCATTTTTTTCGTTTTGGTAAACAGCGTTTGTTAATGGCGGCTTTTCAAACTCCTGAAGTTGGCCATGAAGAAAACTGGATTCAACTAACCCTATTGGCTTACATTCAATTATGGCTAACCAAAGACTTGGCACAACACTTACCACGTCCCTGGGAGCGTTATCTGCCACAAACATCTCACTCTAGTATAACACCAACTGCTGTACAAAGAGACTTTATCCGAATAATTTCGGTGGTTGGTACGCCCGCTAAAACTCCCCAAACCCGAGGTTATTCCCCTGGCCGTTTTCCAGGTACTTCTCTACCTCCTCGCCAGCGGCATCCTGTCCTCAAAAAAGACAAAACAAGAGGAAAAAACTCGCCACGGGCGTCTTAA
- a CDS encoding adenylate/guanylate cyclase domain-containing protein, with product MQPNHPSIEQLMWENASLRQEIAALKQENADLEILLETTTEHSDTVTAQLHNQAIQAVLDSEKRLLQFLEAMPVGVAVLDHQGCLYYINRKGKQLTRHSIPLGVNAEKLAKLYHIYRSGTNQLYPFDQLPIVQALQGETATADDLEIRHGDQVIPLEVWGTPIFDQDGTIIFAIAAFQDITERKKAEAERLQFTTDLFALNQALSRFVPRQFLQLLEKDSIVDVQLGDQVQKEMSVLFSDIRDFTSLSEKMNPDDNFKFINSYFSRMESAIIDNQGFIDKYIGDAIMALFSGSADDALKAGITMLHRLAEYNSHRTKTGYVPIRIGIGINTGSLMLGTVGGASRMDSTVISDAVNLAYRMEGLTKEYGVPLLISHYTFCQLNNANDYSFRVIDRVKVKGKSEAVSVYEVFDADESEMQQAKLVTKTTFEQALLFYNLGKLDVAASLFEQCLRQNPEDSVARIYQLRCLNR from the coding sequence ATGCAACCTAACCACCCCTCCATAGAGCAGCTTATGTGGGAGAATGCCAGTCTGCGCCAGGAAATTGCCGCCCTGAAGCAGGAAAATGCGGATTTAGAAATTCTGCTGGAGACGACAACGGAACATTCAGATACCGTTACCGCCCAGTTGCATAATCAGGCAATTCAAGCCGTACTCGATAGTGAAAAACGACTGTTGCAATTTCTGGAAGCGATGCCCGTGGGTGTAGCGGTATTGGATCATCAAGGCTGTCTTTACTATATTAATCGTAAGGGAAAACAGTTAACCCGACATAGCATCCCTCTGGGAGTCAATGCGGAAAAATTAGCTAAACTTTATCATATTTATCGCAGCGGAACCAACCAACTTTATCCCTTTGATCAGTTACCGATTGTGCAAGCGCTTCAGGGTGAAACTGCCACGGCTGATGACCTAGAAATCCGCCACGGGGATCAGGTGATTCCCCTAGAGGTTTGGGGAACACCGATATTTGATCAAGACGGAACTATTATTTTTGCGATCGCGGCGTTTCAAGACATCACCGAACGCAAAAAAGCCGAAGCAGAACGCCTTCAGTTTACCACGGATCTTTTTGCCCTCAATCAAGCCCTATCCCGCTTTGTACCCCGCCAATTCCTTCAATTGTTGGAGAAAGATAGTATTGTCGATGTGCAACTGGGTGATCAAGTCCAGAAAGAAATGTCAGTGCTATTTTCGGATATTCGCGACTTTACCAGCCTTTCAGAAAAAATGAACCCGGACGATAATTTTAAATTTATTAATTCCTATTTTAGTCGCATGGAATCAGCCATTATTGATAACCAAGGGTTTATTGATAAATATATTGGCGATGCGATTATGGCACTCTTTAGCGGTAGTGCCGATGATGCTCTCAAGGCGGGAATTACCATGTTGCATCGGCTGGCTGAGTATAATAGTCATCGTACCAAAACTGGCTATGTGCCGATTCGCATTGGCATTGGGATTAATACCGGCTCATTGATGTTGGGTACAGTAGGCGGTGCATCGCGTATGGATAGTACGGTGATTAGTGATGCTGTTAATTTAGCGTATCGGATGGAAGGATTAACCAAAGAGTATGGCGTACCGTTGTTAATTTCTCACTACACGTTTTGCCAGCTCAATAATGCCAATGACTATAGTTTTCGCGTGATTGATAGAGTTAAGGTTAAGGGGAAATCTGAGGCGGTGAGTGTTTATGAAGTCTTTGATGCAGATGAATCGGAAATGCAACAGGCTAAGTTAGTCACAAAAACAACCTTTGAACAAGCCCTGTTATTTTATAATCTGGGTAAGCTTGACGTAGCCGCCAGTCTGTTTGAACAGTGTTTGCGCCAAAACCCTGAAGATAGCGTGGCTCGAATTTATCAGTTACGCTGTTTGAATAGGTAA